The region GCAAGTTCAACTTTTCCTAGCAATGCTTATGTAAAAACAACTCACGGCTTAGCCTATAGTGCTATAAAAAAATATACTGATATAGATTTAAGCCGCTTGCAAAACTATAGGGCAATAGATATTGCAAATGAGTTTGAGATACCTTATACAAAAGCTTTAAGTGCATTAAAAATCTTTGAAAATTTTTGCAATAACACACAAGAAAAAATAAATGAAGAAGATATAGAGCATAAAACTGCAAAAAAGATGTTTGATCATATGTTAATTGGTGTTTTAAAACCTACACATAGCTTTTATTTAAAATACTATTATCTACTTATCTCAAAAGAGCAAATCCCACAATTTACCTATGATATTGTGATGCTAGATGAAGCTCAAGATACAAATGAAGTAACCCTAGGAATATTTAACTGTTTAAGCTCAAAAATTAAAATCTATGTTGGGGATAGACATCAACAAATATATAGTTTCAGAGGTAGTAAAAATGCCCTTGATAAAATCTCTTGTGATAAACAATTATATTTATCAGAAAGTTTTAGATTTAACAAAGAGATTGCAAACTATGCAAATATTTTATTAAAAAGCTTCAAAGATGAACAAGTTGATATAAAATCAAATAAAAACAATGATGAGTTAAAAACCTTTGGTTATATCTCAAGAACAAATGCCCACCTAATCTCAGTTATCTCAAAAAGAATAGAACAAAGAAAACCTTTTGTCACTGTTAGAAATCCTGATGAGATATTTAGTCTTAGTATTGAAATATACTATTTACTAAACAATGAAACAGATATGATAAGAAAAAACCCTTTTTTAAAAGGTTTTAAAGATGAAGAAGAGTTAGCTTCTTATGCAAAAGAAACAGATGACTTTGAACTAAGAAGTGCTTTAAAAATAGTAAAAGAGTATCAAAATCAAATATTTGATTTCAAAGAGATAGCTCAAAAGTTTTATAAAGCTTGGCAAAATAGAGATTTAAACAATTTTGACAAAAGATTAAATGAGATTTTATTTCTAACTACAGCTCACACAGCAAAAGGTTTGGAGTGGGATAGTGTAGTTGTAGCAGATGATTTTCCAAATTTTGCAGACTTGATTTTAGATATGGGATATACAAGTTTAAAACAGTTTAAAAAAGAGTTGAAAAAACTTACAAATCAAGAGTTGATTGATGAGTTTAACCTTTTTTATGTGGCTTTAACAAGAGCAAAAACAAAACTTGTAAAAGATAGTGAAAACTTCCATTATCTTATGTATTCAAATCTAGAAAAACTAATTGATAAAAAGATATCTGATACAAATGAAGAGTTTGAAAAAGATGACAAAAATATTGTTTTATCAAAAATGGACAAAGATGAGTTTCAAAAGATTAGAGAAAATAAAAACATTGAAAAAGGGAAAGCTAAAAATAGTGGTTTAAAATGGTCTTTAGAAGATAGAATAAAACTAAAAAGTTTATACAAAAAAGATACAAATATAGCCATAATAGCTACAAAACTAGAAAGAACTTCCACAGCCATATTAGCTGAATTATTAAAAAGTGAAGTTATAACTAAAGAGGAGAAAAATATCTTATCAACTTTAGTAAAGAACAATCAAAAAGCTAGTAAAACTATACTAGCTTGATGAACTATTTTACATCATTTTGTGAAAAATCGTAGTTTTCTATATGATTATCTATATTTTCACCTAAAGCTAATTTATATTGCTCTGTAAAATACTCTATAACT is a window of Halarcobacter sp. DNA encoding:
- a CDS encoding UvrD-helicase domain-containing protein; its protein translation is MNLTNEQKEILKAVSKYKNIKINAFAGTGKTTTLRCIANEYKDRKILYLAFNSAIKNEASSTFPSNAYVKTTHGLAYSAIKKYTDIDLSRLQNYRAIDIANEFEIPYTKALSALKIFENFCNNTQEKINEEDIEHKTAKKMFDHMLIGVLKPTHSFYLKYYYLLISKEQIPQFTYDIVMLDEAQDTNEVTLGIFNCLSSKIKIYVGDRHQQIYSFRGSKNALDKISCDKQLYLSESFRFNKEIANYANILLKSFKDEQVDIKSNKNNDELKTFGYISRTNAHLISVISKRIEQRKPFVTVRNPDEIFSLSIEIYYLLNNETDMIRKNPFLKGFKDEEELASYAKETDDFELRSALKIVKEYQNQIFDFKEIAQKFYKAWQNRDLNNFDKRLNEILFLTTAHTAKGLEWDSVVVADDFPNFADLILDMGYTSLKQFKKELKKLTNQELIDEFNLFYVALTRAKTKLVKDSENFHYLMYSNLEKLIDKKISDTNEEFEKDDKNIVLSKMDKDEFQKIRENKNIEKGKAKNSGLKWSLEDRIKLKSLYKKDTNIAIIATKLERTSTAILAELLKSEVITKEEKNILSTLVKNNQKASKTILA